In Chitinivibrionales bacterium, a genomic segment contains:
- a CDS encoding AAA family ATPase — translation MYERQLHLSKNYSFFLFGMRGTGKSTLLKHSFKDSNVFWIDLLLAEEDLKYRKNPDILKHEITALKNDNNLPQFVIIDEIQKIPALLDVVHYLIENEKLKFALTGSSARKIKRGGGNLLAGRAFVQNLFPLTHIELGKDFSLEKALAWGTLPALYNEQIDSQTDKTRFLKAYVYTYLREEILIEQLVRQIDPFYTFLEIAAQANGEILNYSKIGRSTGVSDKSVEKYYTILEDTLFGFHLLPWHSSVRKQQISSSKFYFHDTGIVRALQGQFSEISRKSTYEYGRLFESFIISEIFRLNHYTEKDYKLYYLKTKDGVELDLIVKKSPQDHLCIEIKSGEVNNLNDFNSQVTLSNAIPGSKFMVLSQNKKALSSGSITVYPWKAGLKKIFS, via the coding sequence ATGTATGAAAGACAACTGCATCTTAGCAAAAACTACAGCTTTTTCCTGTTTGGAATGAGGGGTACCGGCAAATCTACTCTGCTCAAGCATTCATTCAAAGATTCAAATGTTTTTTGGATTGACCTTCTTCTCGCTGAAGAGGACTTGAAATACCGTAAAAATCCTGATATTTTAAAACATGAGATTACTGCCCTTAAAAATGACAATAATCTTCCACAGTTTGTTATCATTGATGAAATTCAAAAAATTCCTGCTTTGCTCGATGTTGTGCACTATTTAATTGAAAACGAAAAATTGAAATTCGCACTCACCGGTTCATCTGCAAGAAAAATCAAGCGGGGTGGGGGTAATCTGCTGGCGGGAAGGGCATTTGTACAAAACCTGTTCCCATTGACTCATATCGAATTAGGAAAAGACTTTTCTCTTGAGAAAGCACTGGCATGGGGGACTTTGCCGGCTTTGTACAATGAACAAATAGATTCTCAGACAGATAAAACCAGATTTTTAAAAGCGTATGTTTATACTTATCTGAGAGAAGAGATACTCATAGAGCAGCTTGTCAGACAAATCGACCCATTTTACACCTTTTTAGAGATAGCTGCTCAAGCAAATGGAGAGATTTTAAATTATTCGAAAATAGGAAGAAGTACAGGCGTCAGTGATAAATCTGTAGAAAAATACTACACGATTCTGGAAGATACTCTGTTTGGATTTCATCTTCTTCCCTGGCATTCATCGGTTAGAAAGCAACAAATTTCCAGCTCAAAATTCTACTTTCATGATACCGGCATTGTCCGTGCACTTCAGGGGCAATTTTCTGAAATAAGCCGAAAATCGACCTATGAATATGGTCGCCTGTTTGAAAGCTTTATTATTTCTGAAATATTCAGGTTGAACCACTACACAGAGAAAGACTATAAGCTTTACTATTTAAAAACCAAAGACGGTGTAGAATTGGATCTGATTGTAAAAAAATCTCCTCAAGATCATCTTTGTATCGAAATAAAATCCGGGGAAGTAAATAACCTGAACGATTTCAATAGTCAAGTCACCCTTTCAAATGCAATACCGGGTTCAAAATTTATGGTTCTATCACAGAACAAGAAAGCTCTTTCTTCCGGTAGTATCACAGTGTATCCATGGAAAGCTGGACTGAAAAAAATCTTCTCTTGA